A single window of Sphingobacterium sp. ML3W DNA harbors:
- a CDS encoding PCMD domain-containing protein: MKKITVLFTMLSTLLFASCVKDEALNMEADITGIHLSDNKLLNDEILLLEPLISNNAIVLYVRPGIDLADLKIDFDVTPGATVSLITDSLQKDPEESDANKAMLKQYFDKGVYYKTTSQDGQFSKNYLVKMRRTEGGLVPLNFGFEQSEIDKDNKYVTFYDVIDGVPFYNWASGNASFSLTLMISQIPPTPEAYPTKTTKVSHSGEQAVLLETKTTGSFGAMFGKPIAAGNLFIGSFDTGPVLTDPLSATRFGMPFNKIPLSLEGYFKYTAGAVVTDEKMNVLNMTDSCDIYAVLYNRKELVESQKAIKKPLDYLTGHNILKDPSVVAIAKLQNGAPTAGNDFAKFSIPFIYSTTVDDVAIASLDYNIAIVMSSSKYGDRFIGAVGSKLIIDDLKVITK, encoded by the coding sequence ATGAAAAAAATAACTGTTTTATTCACCATGCTGTCTACTCTTTTGTTTGCCAGCTGTGTGAAAGATGAGGCTTTAAATATGGAAGCCGACATTACTGGGATTCATCTAAGTGATAATAAATTATTAAATGACGAAATCCTGCTGTTAGAACCATTAATTTCTAATAATGCTATAGTTTTATATGTGAGACCAGGTATTGATCTTGCGGATTTAAAGATTGATTTTGATGTAACACCAGGAGCAACAGTTTCACTAATTACGGATTCATTACAGAAAGATCCGGAAGAAAGTGATGCAAATAAGGCTATGTTGAAGCAATATTTTGATAAAGGTGTATATTATAAAACGACTTCACAAGATGGTCAATTTTCAAAAAACTACCTCGTGAAGATGCGTCGTACTGAAGGAGGGTTGGTTCCTTTGAATTTTGGATTTGAACAGAGTGAAATAGACAAGGATAATAAGTATGTTACTTTTTATGATGTAATTGATGGTGTGCCTTTTTATAATTGGGCATCTGGAAATGCTAGTTTTTCACTAACGTTAATGATTTCGCAAATTCCACCTACTCCCGAGGCATATCCAACTAAAACTACTAAAGTCAGCCACTCAGGAGAGCAAGCAGTTCTATTAGAAACAAAAACGACGGGTTCGTTTGGAGCAATGTTTGGCAAACCTATAGCTGCAGGCAATTTATTTATAGGCTCATTTGATACGGGTCCTGTTTTAACGGATCCATTGTCTGCAACGCGTTTTGGTATGCCTTTTAATAAAATTCCTTTGTCGTTAGAGGGGTATTTTAAATATACCGCTGGAGCAGTTGTAACAGATGAAAAAATGAATGTCTTGAACATGACGGATTCATGTGATATTTATGCTGTATTGTACAATAGAAAGGAACTGGTAGAATCGCAAAAAGCGATAAAAAAACCATTAGATTATTTGACTGGTCACAATATCCTTAAAGATCCAAGTGTTGTCGCAATTGCTAAACTTCAAAATGGTGCACCAACAGCGGGAAATGATTTCGCAAAATTCAGTATTCCTTTCATTTATTCTACAACAGTAGATGACGTAGCTATCGCTAGCTTGGATTATAATATTGCTATTGTGATGTCTTCAAGTAAATATGGCGATCGTTTTATAGGTGCAGTTGGAAGTAAGTTAATCATTGATGATCTAAAAGTAATTACAAAATAA
- a CDS encoding MmcQ/YjbR family DNA-binding protein: protein MNIEDLREFCIAKRAVTEELPFGPDTLVFKVVGKVFLLVGLDQIDVLSFNVKCDPEYAVILRQEFTQTVFPGYHMNKKHWNTVHANRELADQKLLELIDHSYDLVFASLPRKVKDNL, encoded by the coding sequence ATGAATATAGAGGATTTACGCGAATTTTGTATTGCAAAAAGGGCCGTTACAGAAGAATTACCTTTCGGGCCCGACACCTTAGTATTTAAAGTCGTGGGAAAAGTCTTCCTACTAGTGGGGCTAGACCAAATTGACGTATTATCCTTTAATGTGAAATGCGATCCTGAATATGCGGTGATATTGCGGCAAGAGTTTACACAGACCGTTTTTCCTGGTTATCACATGAATAAAAAACACTGGAATACTGTCCATGCGAATCGCGAATTAGCGGACCAGAAGTTACTGGAGTTGATTGATCATAGTTATGATCTTGTATTCGCTTCATTACCTAGAAAGGTGAAAGATAATCTCTAA
- a CDS encoding outer membrane beta-barrel protein — protein MDKGENKPLVNASIILLTAQDSILKTFTRTNDVGNFSIQQLEKGSYRILITYPKFELFSDVIVIDEGKVDLNDIKLSSRANILEEVVITHKLPIKIKGDTIEYNASSFETEKNSKLEDLLRRLPGMTISSDGTITAQGKTVSKVLIDGEEFFGYDPKIAIRNVRADAVDKVQVYEKKSDEAELTGVDDGVRIKTVNVVLKEEARKGIFGNANAAIGTKGLFDIGLFAAKFNRTERIGLTGNWNNMGAGNDSRIRSNSSIQGKPEYKNIGVNYDNVFLNKRLSLNSSYNFNNNSNSNERESYSKEVFPDKTRETTESNTSESDSKNNNFRTRVRFKIDSIQNLDVQFNAGTSNSQNNNTSERRITNNDTTLTNTFKENNTSNGNNDNAEFRINYRRRLNNNGRSFNVQFNTQLSQNKSIAQVNSTTNFYKIGLLDSVILDKVELLDQQRINSSTNNRIGTSLNFHEKLFQDLYLTLGYTMNTAISKSLNNSFNADIDREYTILDSLYSKNEENRNLNQGANIQLNYNIQDKLNINFSNTISYKNQKLIDSYRDINLNRNFWDNNLNMNVNYKLTLNKNLMVSYNTSNRIPTFGQLQSLQPLTNPLFIQLGNPDLKKSTENAYNFNFNSFSILKSSSFNINAGITTTHNPIANKRVLDTTGVTTSNYENIKDKINWSARVYSGYSKPLFNNLLQFNPNANLNYGNSYDFINGELNNSKNYNASIGFGLNKQNSKVVDFNFFSSIGVDRQETLLKPELNNNSLRTNMNTDIKYFLPFKFDLVQVINYGFTGKNKVFTKAIHQFYMNLELNKKLMSNNLQLSLKAFDIFKTFNTVNRSFNSSNFSESQQQLMTQYFMLGLKWDFNKNLGKKND, from the coding sequence ATGGACAAAGGTGAAAATAAACCACTCGTAAATGCTTCTATAATATTACTTACTGCTCAAGATTCTATTTTAAAGACATTTACACGCACAAATGACGTTGGAAATTTTTCAATACAGCAACTTGAAAAGGGTTCATATCGGATACTTATAACTTACCCAAAATTTGAACTATTTAGTGACGTCATAGTTATTGATGAAGGCAAAGTGGATTTAAATGATATTAAATTGAGTTCTAGAGCAAATATTCTTGAGGAGGTCGTTATAACGCACAAGCTTCCGATAAAAATAAAAGGTGATACTATCGAATACAATGCTTCTAGTTTTGAAACTGAAAAAAACTCCAAATTGGAGGACCTCCTTAGAAGATTGCCTGGGATGACCATCTCTTCAGATGGAACCATCACTGCACAAGGTAAAACAGTATCAAAAGTTTTAATAGATGGAGAGGAGTTTTTTGGTTACGACCCGAAAATAGCCATCCGAAATGTACGCGCAGATGCAGTTGATAAAGTGCAGGTCTATGAAAAAAAATCTGATGAGGCAGAATTAACAGGAGTAGATGATGGTGTACGTATCAAAACTGTTAATGTTGTTCTAAAAGAAGAGGCCAGAAAAGGTATTTTTGGAAATGCGAATGCAGCTATTGGGACTAAGGGATTATTTGACATTGGGCTCTTTGCTGCCAAATTCAATCGGACGGAACGCATTGGACTAACTGGAAATTGGAATAATATGGGTGCTGGAAATGATTCTCGTATTCGTTCAAATTCAAGTATTCAAGGTAAGCCTGAATATAAAAACATCGGTGTCAATTATGACAATGTGTTTCTCAATAAAAGATTGTCTCTAAATTCGAGTTACAATTTCAATAATAATAGTAATTCAAATGAAAGAGAGTCTTATAGTAAAGAAGTTTTTCCAGATAAAACACGTGAAACAACCGAAAGTAACACCTCGGAATCAGATAGTAAAAATAATAATTTTCGAACTCGAGTGCGCTTCAAGATTGATTCTATCCAGAACCTTGACGTGCAATTCAACGCCGGAACATCCAACTCTCAGAACAATAATACTTCAGAGAGGCGCATTACCAATAACGATACTACCTTAACCAATACATTTAAAGAAAATAACACTTCAAATGGAAATAATGATAATGCAGAATTCCGTATTAATTATAGGAGAAGACTGAATAATAATGGACGATCGTTCAATGTGCAGTTTAACACCCAGTTATCGCAAAATAAATCTATCGCTCAAGTAAACTCTACAACCAATTTTTATAAAATAGGATTACTTGATAGCGTCATTCTGGATAAAGTAGAACTTCTGGATCAACAACGCATTAACTCAAGCACCAACAATCGAATCGGAACTTCTTTAAATTTCCATGAAAAACTATTTCAAGACTTGTACTTAACCTTAGGTTATACCATGAATACCGCTATTTCTAAAAGTCTTAACAACTCCTTCAATGCGGATATTGATCGGGAGTATACGATACTAGATTCATTATATTCTAAAAATGAAGAAAACAGAAATCTAAATCAAGGAGCAAACATTCAATTGAATTACAACATACAGGATAAGTTAAACATCAACTTCTCTAATACAATAAGCTATAAAAACCAAAAATTAATAGATAGCTACCGTGATATTAATTTAAACCGCAACTTTTGGGACAATAACCTCAACATGAATGTCAATTACAAATTGACATTAAATAAGAACCTGATGGTCAGCTACAATACATCAAACAGGATTCCGACTTTTGGGCAATTACAATCATTACAACCGTTAACAAACCCTTTGTTTATACAATTAGGAAATCCTGATCTAAAGAAATCTACCGAAAATGCCTATAACTTTAACTTCAATAGCTTTAGTATTTTAAAAAGTTCGAGTTTCAATATAAATGCCGGAATTACAACGACGCATAACCCGATTGCAAACAAGAGGGTTCTTGATACGACCGGGGTAACCACTAGTAACTACGAGAACATAAAAGATAAGATTAACTGGTCTGCCAGAGTCTATTCAGGATACAGCAAACCCCTCTTCAATAATTTACTTCAGTTCAATCCGAATGCTAATCTAAACTATGGGAATAGTTATGATTTTATCAATGGGGAGCTCAACAATTCGAAAAATTACAATGCAAGTATAGGCTTTGGATTGAATAAACAAAATTCTAAAGTTGTTGATTTCAACTTCTTCAGTAGCATCGGTGTGGATCGCCAGGAGACGCTCTTGAAACCGGAATTAAATAACAATAGTCTCAGGACTAACATGAATACGGATATTAAATATTTTTTACCTTTCAAATTTGATTTGGTACAAGTTATCAACTATGGCTTTACGGGTAAAAACAAAGTTTTCACAAAAGCGATCCATCAGTTTTATATGAATCTGGAGCTCAATAAAAAATTGATGAGTAATAATCTGCAATTGAGCTTAAAAGCTTTTGATATTTTTAAAACTTTCAATACTGTAAATAGATCCTTTAATAGCAGTAATTTTTCTGAATCGCAACAGCAACTGATGACACAATATTTTATGCTTGGATTGAAAT